One segment of Spodoptera frugiperda isolate SF20-4 chromosome 5, AGI-APGP_CSIRO_Sfru_2.0, whole genome shotgun sequence DNA contains the following:
- the LOC118271658 gene encoding cytidine deaminase-like: MANYEIVDFNSLSETVQNLLKRATEVRERAYCPYSNFKVGCALLTEDGNKVYTGCNIENSTLSPTLCAERTAIGKSVCDGYVKFKIVAVVAHQENFTAPCGVCRQTLSEFRGSDGDMEVYLGKPSHDKVLRTKLSNILPLAYVSYKKDSILS, translated from the exons ATGGCGAATTACGAAATTGTTGACTTCAACTCTTTGA GTGAAACTGTTCAAAATCTGTTAAAAAGAGCAACTGAAGTAAGAGAGAGAGCATATTGTCCGTATTCGAACTTCAAAGTCGGATGTGCCTTACTGACTGAAGACGGAAATAAAGTGTATACAGGATGTAACATAGAGAACTCGACGTTGTCGCCGACGCTGTGTGCTGAGAGGACGGCCATCGGGAAGTCAGTCTGTGACGGATATGTCAAGTTTAAGATAGTGGCGGTGGTGGCCCACCAAGAGAACTTCACAGCTCCGTGCGGAGTATGCAGGCAGACGCTCAGCGAGTTCCGCGGCTCCGACGGAGATATGGAGGTATACCTCGGCAAGCCCTCCCACGACAAAGTTCTCCGCACCAAACTATCCAACATCTTACCGTTGGCATACGTCAGCTACAAGAAAGATAgcatattatcataa
- the LOC118271657 gene encoding serine/threonine-protein kinase Tor, translating into MTSFQVSDLVAGLKSRHAETRHKAIRELLHFTKTDLREMSQEALTQVLDDFNQQIHALTSSYDNNEKKAGILTIVCLIGGDTETTKSRNIRYAYYLRNVFPTTDLNVLELGAKTMGRLAVTLGIKRGEYVESELKRAYEWLAEERNEGKRLSAVMILRELAISMPSYFFQHVNGFFNYIMIPLRDPKEQIRDAAAKALRAALVVTSQREIPEQSNKAHWYIQCYEQSMLSFAEQPGRERGLSRDDHVHGALLILNELLRCSNATWEKKYTTLMQKLDSEQDTSDDMSSLGSKVQNSWTAQNFPDEKSQTTLVYESSICKKLIAEHYEKICLDVMAQQISRAHNVHQMLLLMIPRLAAFNREAFAKRHLKSTINHLITFLRGREKEKAMAFTTLGLICVAVESDVQQYLGRIIEIIKLTLPLKDTPKKRNGSDTPLFNCVTLLGFAMKEDVANEVKELLDPMCATGLSSQLTTCFKELSQNLPSLKKEITDRLLNMLSLILRKKPYAANNGENQIVQMFTTAMLVEPHDASKLVLALRTLGSFDFEWNNTLMSFIRRCTDHYLLSEQHDIRIEAVKTASKLLIKAVERCAQTNSRTLTVLVDESLGKLLSVGRSDFDHEVRYRVLEIFTNPIFDRYLAVEEHLNCLFVAINDSNNDVSELALCLVGRLSNINPSYTIPTLRQLFVQVLMELQHSESTRNKEQALRMVNNIISHAPRITRQFVDTILDVLVPKLKAESDNPTMVSTILKAIGDLAEVNGGGNALNRWLPELMSIQIDILSDPNQLEKRSIALWSFGQVVGATGHVVSPYMEYPHLMDMLLNFLRTEQQPRERRETIRVLGLLGALDPYKHKVNQGLIDFQTVSTLIPVSDSTSENIDANVSEMVVNMSPLILDEFYPAIVLTSLMRMLRDPMLTQHHTSVVHSVTFIFQSLGIKCVPYISRVTPSLLNVIRTTDNSTFREFLLTQLAQLISVVKIQIRNYLEDIFDIIKEYWTPNSQLQPTLIMLVEHITVAIGPEFKVYLRKILPNILRVLKYDNSKDKVLTEKLLLTIQKFENNLDDVLLSIVPAVTALFDGRNIPLSISKLAMETIEHLSMYLYFRPYSAVIIQALAKVLDNNPSLRQTAMNTLCSLIVQLGREYIDYIPSVDRILMKHKIQCPNYIVLVTRLQAISTLASDDDYLDETRLRLRNQKTDVVGPGDTQTIQKLSLNVSNLRKCWSIKNIVSKEDWMEWLRQLSVAFLTESNSPAIRACSSLAQNYPQLASELFNAAFMSCWTELDDKSRKELVQSLEHALTVPDTPELALAVLNLAEFLEHCEKGALPIPIKLLGDTAINCRAYAKALYYKEQEYKRNPSKQVIEALIHINNKLQRNEASNGLLEKVITQKKNGDSSLNVHVRWYEKLHNWDQALELYSKKLEVEPQDEDSKLGMMRCLEALGEWRKIYNITTEQWDSITDENRKKSAKIAAAASWGLQEWDSMRKYVEFISEDSQEGAFYRAILAIHEGQWQESRHYIDSARSVLDLELSAVVGESYQRAYGALVNAQLLTELEEVVTYKLVEERRNPIRKCWWLRLQGGQRLVDDWRKMLQIRSLVMSPREDFQTWLKFASLCRKTGAINQAHKIVLSILGSDPITNPDVLLRMQDPRIVLAYSKNLWEAGNKRYAYDVLQRFLDNTEPDNEEHCRLLARCHLKLGSWCESLQEINELSIPEILRNYAAATILAPDWYKACHAWACMSFETVLFYKQQDNISESSIAGGSGEKKVSRADFINPHTIPAIEGFFKSISLSNGSALQDTLRLLTLWFDHGHHPAIYDALFEGIRQIDVKIWLQVIPQLIARIDSPRSLVAKLVHILLIDIGKLHPQALVYPLTVATKSSFVTRKTAANYILKTMCAHSQNLVNEAAIISEELIKVAILWHDQVFIALDEASRLYFSEKDYRGMFKTLDKMHAMLDRPPETLKEVSFLQMYGRDLQEAHRWLELYKESGENRYLNEAWDLYYHVVRRIASQFRSLTSLELQYVSKRLHTCKDYELAVPGSYVPNEKVIRISHIHSHLQVIKSKQRPRRLTIQGSDGKQYMFLLKGHEDLRQDERVMQLFGLVNTLLQADTNTYRHDLAIQRYAVIPLSPNSGLIGWVPQCDTLYNLISDYRDKKSNKMALSTEQQIMLRMASDYQKLMLKHKVEVFEYTLSQTPGNDLARLLWLKSPSAEAWFERRTNYTRSLAVMSMVGYILGLGDRHPSNIMLHRVTGKVLHIDFGDCFEVTQSRDKFPEKIPFRLTRMLISAMEVTGIEGTYRSTCESVMHVLHKHRDSVMAVLEAFVYDPLLNWRLVDNDHHSLTESTFSSDIDSSYTLPSRSRNHLHYESLEIPPEANLNKRALSILNRIRDKLTGRDFPHVEAVVSVPKQVDLLIKQATNNENLCQCYIGWCPYW; encoded by the exons atgacGAGTTTCCAAGTGTCCGATTTGGTGGCGGGGCTGAAGTCTCGTCATGCCGAGACGAGACATAAGGCCATTCGAGAATTGTTACACTTCACCAAAACAGACCTTCGGGAGATGTCCCAGGAGGCTTTGACTCAAGTACTCGATGACTTCAACCAACAAATACACGCACTCACCTCCAGCTACGACAACAACGAAAAGAAAGCAGGAATCCTAACCATAG TCTGTTTAATTGGTGGAGACACTGAAACAACAAAATCCAGAAATATTCGCTATGCTTACTACCTCAGAAATGTTTTCCCAACAACTGATCTAAATGTCTTGGAACTGGGAGCTAAAACTATGGGTAGACTTGCAGTTACTCTTGGTATAAAGAGAGGGGAATATGTGGAGTCTGAGCTGAAGAGAGCATATGAGTGGCTAGCTGAAGAAAGAAATGAAGGGAAAAGACTTTCAGCTGTGATGATACTAAGAGAGTTGGCAATCTCTATGCCGTCATACTTCTTTCAACATGTCAATGGCTTCTTTAACTACATTATGATACCTTTAAGGGATCCTAAAGAACAGATCAGGGATGCTGCTGCAAAGGCACTGAGAGCAGCCTTAGTAGTCACTTCTCAGAGAGAGATCCCCGAGCAGAGTAACAAAGCTCATTGGTACATACAGTGCTATGAACAGTCCATGCTATCATTTGCTGAGCAGCCAGGCAGAGAGAGGGGATTAAGTAGAGATGACCATGTTCATGGAGCATTGTTAATACTAAATGAGTTACTAAGGTGTTCAAATGCCACATGGGAAAAGAAATACACAACACTAATGCAGAAACTTGATTCAGAACAAGATACATCTGATGATATGTCCTCACTAGGCTCAAAAGTACAGAATTCTTGGACAGCCCAAAACTTTCCCGATGAGAAAAGTCAAACTACTCTTGTTTATGAATCAAGTATTTGTAAAAAACTGATTGCAGAACATTATGAGAAGATATGTTTAG atGTGATGGCCCAACAAATATCAAGAGCACATAATGTTCATCAAATGCTTCTATTAATGATACCAAGGCTAGCTGCATTTAACAGAGAAGCATTTGCCAAGAGGCACCTCAAGTCCACTATAAACCATTTAATCACTTTCCTGCGTGGGCGAGAAAAGGAGAAAGCCATGGCATTCACCACATTAGGCCTTATTTGTGTAGCAGTAGAGTCAGATGTCCAACAGTATTTGGGTAGAATAATAgagattataaaattaactttaccACTTAAAGATACTCCAAAAAAGCGCAATGGCTCAGACACGCCATTATTTAATTGTGTTACTTTATTAGGGTTTGCTATGAAAGAAGATGTTGCCAATGAAGTTAAAGAGCTGCTGGACCCAATGTGCGCAACAGGTTTGAGTTCACAACTCACTACATGCTTCAAAGAACTCAGCCAAAATCTGCCATCTCTAAAGAAAGAAATCACTGACAGACTTCTCAACATGTTATCATTGATATTACGAAAGAAGCCATATGCTGcaaataatggagaaaatcaAATAGTCCAAATGTTCACGACAGCAATGTTGGTGGAGCCGCATGACGCTTCCAAATTAGTTCTAGCGTTACGCACGCTGGGCTCGTTTGATTTCGAATGGAACAATACACTGATGTCGTTTATCAGGAGATGTACCGATCATTATCTCTTAAGTGAGCAACACGATATTAGAATAGAAGCAGTAAAAACTGCGTCAAAGTTGTTAATAAAAGCAGTCGAGAGATGCGCGCAGACTAATTCGCGGACTTTGACTGTCTTAGTTGATGAGTCGCTCGGTAAATTATTGTCAGTGGGTCGCTCCGACTTTGACCATGAAGTTCGCTACCGAGTACTGGAAATATTCACCAATCCTATATTCGATAGATATCTAGCTGTAGAAGAACATCTGAACTGCCTTTTTGTTGCAATTAATGATTCAAATAATGATGTTAGTGAATTAGCGTTGTGCTTGGTTGGGAGACTGAGTAACATAAACCCTAGTTACACTATACCGACTTTACGTCAGCTCTTTGTACAAGTACTCATGGAACTACAGCATTCTGAATCGACACGTAATAAAGAACAGGCACTTCGGATGGTGAACAACATCATTTCACATGCGCCGAGAATTACACGACAGTTCGTAGACACCATACTCGATGTTTTAGTTCCAAAATTAAAAGCAGAATCAGACAATCCTACAATGGTTTCAACAATATTGAAGGCTATAGGTGATTTAGCAGAAGTTAACGGCGGTGGTAATGCTCTGAATAGATGGTTGCCGGAACTCATGTCCATTCAGATTGATATCCTTTCGGATCCTAATCAACTTGAGAAGAGAAGTATAGCACTTTGGTCATTCGGACAAGTAGTTGGCGCCACAGGTCACGTCGTTTCTCCTTATATGGAATATCCGCATCTAATGGACATGTTGCTGAATTTTTTGAGGACAGAACAACAGCCAAGAGAGAGGAGGGAAACAATACGCGTTTTAGGTTTGCTGGGAGCACTTGATCCCTACAAACACAAAGTAAATCAGGGCTTAATAGACTTCCAAACTGTGTCTACTTTGATTCCTGTTTCTGACTCAACTTCTGAAAATATTGACGCAAATGTCAGTGAAATGGTAGTGAACATGTCACCGCTAATCCTTGATGAGTTCTACCCGGCCATTGTCCTCACGTCTCTGATGAGAATGCTCCGCGACCCGATGTTGACACAGCACCACACGAGTGTCGTACATTCAGTCACATTCATTTTTCAGTCTTTAGGCATCAAATGCGTACCCTACATATCGCGTGTGACGCCTAGTCTGCTTAACGTGATACGAACAACTGACAATAGCACCTTTAGAGAGTTTCTCTTAACTCAATTGGCACAACTTATATCTGTTGTTAAAATTCAAATCCGAAATTATTTAGAAGATATATTTGACATAATCAAGGAGTACTGGACACCAAATAGTCAACTACAGCCAACTTTAATAATGCTAGTGGAACACATAACCGTCGCCATCGGACCGGAGTTCAAGGTGTATCTGCGGAAAATTCTGCCAAATATACTACGAGTTTTAAAGTACGACAACAGTAAAGATAAAGTTTTGACTGAGAAGCTATTACTGACTATACAgaagtttgaaaataatttggaCGATGTGCTGTTGTCGATAGTACCCGCTGTGACTGCGCTCTTCGATGGCAGAAATATTCCTTTGTCAATTTCAAAGCTTGCTATGGAGACTATTGAGCACTTGTCGATGTATTTGTACTTCAGGCCGTACTCGGCGGTTATTATACAGGCACTCGCCAAAGTTTTGGACAACAATCCATCTTTACGACAGACCGCCATGAATACACTTTGCTCGTTGATTGTACAACTGGGGCGTGAATACATTGACTACATACCGTCCGTGGACAGAATACTGATGAAGCATAAAATACAATGCCCCAACTATATCGTACTGGTGACGAGGTTGCAAGCTATATCCACTCTAGCTTCGGATGATGATTACTTAGATGAGACTCGACTACGACTGCGGAATCAAAAGACCGAC gtgGTAGGCCCTGGTGACACTCAGACCATACAGAAATTGTCACTGAACGTGTCTAATTTACGAAAATGTTGGTCTATAAAGAACATAGTGTCCAAAGAAGATTGGATGGAATGGCTGAGACAACTCAGTGTGGCCTTCCTAACCGAATCAAACAGCCCGGCTATAAG ggcATGTTCATCTCTTGCTCAGAACTATCCACAATTGGCCAGTGAGCTATTCAACGCAGCGTTTATGTCATGTTGGACAGAGCTAGATGACAAGTCGCGGAAAGAACTTGTACAATCTCTGGAACATGCTCTCACTGTCCCCGATACTCCAGAGCTGGCTCTCGCAGTTCTTAACCTGGCCGAGTTCTTAGAACATTGCGAGAAAGGTGCTTTGCCCATACCAATTAAACTGCTCGGCGACACAGCTATCAACTGCAGAGCTTATGCCAAAGCTTTATATTATAag GAACAAGAATACAAACGCAATCCCTCTAAACAAGTAATTGAAGcattaatacatataaataacaaactCCAAAGAAACGAGGCGAGTAATGGTTTGTTAGAGAAAGTTATTACACAAAAGAAGAATGGTGACTCTTCGCTAAATGTTCATGTTAGGTGGTACGAGAAACTGCATAACTGGGATCAGGCTCTGGAACTCTATAGTAAGAAGCTGGAAGTGGAACCGCAAGATGAAGACTCCAAACTAGGAATGATGCGGTGCCTCGAGGCTCTAGGAGAATGGAGAAAGATATATAACATCACCACAGAACAGTGGGACAGTATCACCGACGAAAACAGGAAAAAGTCAGCTAAAATAGCCGCTGCAGCATCCTGGGGCCTGCAGGAGTGGGATTCAATGCGCAAGTATGTCGAGTTTATATCAGAAGATAGCCAAGAAGGCGCCTTCTACCGAGCGATCCTCGCTATTCATGAAGGACAATGGCAGGAGTCGAGGCATTACATTGACTCTGCTAGAAGTGTATTGGATCTTGAGTTAAGTGCTGTAGTCGGTGAGAGCTACCAACGAGCATACGGAGCTCTTGTCAATGCTCAGCTTTTGACAGAGCTAGAGGAAGTTGTCACATACAAACTGGTAGAGGAAAGACGCAATCCTATTCGCAAATGTTGGTGGTTGCGATTACAAGGCGGCCAGCGGCTGGTGGACGATTGGAGAAAAATGCTGCAGATACGAAGTCTAGTCATGTCACCGAGAGAAGACTTCCAAACTTGGCTGAAGTTCGCTTCTCTTTGTAGGAAAACAGGTGCTATCAACCAAGCACATAAAATAGTTCTGTCCATATTAGGCTCTGATCCCATTACGAACCCTGACGTATTGCTTCGGATGCAGGATCCCAGAATAGTTTTAGCTTACAGTAAGAACTTGTGGGAAGCTGGGAACAAAAGATATGCGTACGATGTCTTACAGAGGTTCTTGGACAATACGGAACCAGACAATGAAGAGCACTGCAGGTTGTTAGCACGTTGCCATCTAAAATTAGGATCCTGGTGCGAGTCCCTCCAAGAAATTAATGAGTTGTCTATTCCTGAGATATTACGAAACTATGCAGCGGCGACGATCCTGGCGCCAGACTGGTACAAGGCGTGTCACGCGTGGGCTTGTATGAGTTTTGAAACAGTTCTCTTTTACAAACAGCAGGACAATATATCAGAGAGTAGTATAGCGGGAGGCTCTGGGGAGAAGAAAGTATCGAGGGCAGATTTTATAAACCCTCATACGATACCAGCTATTGAGGGATTCTTCAAGTCGATAAGTTTGTCGAATGGCAGTGCGCTGCAGGATACATTGAGACTGCTGACGTTGTGGTTTGACCATGGACATCACCCGGCAATATACGACGCGTTGTTCGAAGGGATCAGGCAAATAGATGTGAAGATATGGCTGCAGGTGATACCGCAGCTCATCGCTCGTATTGACTCCCCGCGGAGTTTGGTGGCCAAACTAGTCCATATACTCCTTATAGATATAGGCAAGTTACACCCACAAGCGTTGGTGTATCCACTGACAGTAGCGACAAAGTCCTCCTTCGTGACTAGAAAGACCGCCGCTAACTACATTCTGAAGACAATGTGTGCGCACTCTCAGAACTTGGTGAACGAAGCGGCCATTATATCAGAAGAACTTATCAAAGTCGCCATTTTATGGCACGATCAAGTATTCATTGCGCTGGATGAGGCTTCTAG attatacTTCAGTGAAAAAGACTACCGAGGAATGTTTAAGACGTTGGACAAAATGCACGCGATGCTGGACCGGCCTCCAGAGACGTTGAAAGAAGTGTCCTTCCTACAAATGTATGGACGGGACCTGCAGGAGGCACATCGGTGGCTAGAACTATACAAG GAGTCTGGCGAGAATAGGTATTTGAATGAGGCATGGGACCTGTACTACCACGTGGTGCGTCGCATCGCGTCACAGTTCCGCTCGCTGACGTCCCTGGAACTGCAGTACGTTAGTAAGCGGCTGCACACCTGCAAGGACTACGAGCTAGCTGTGCCCGGGTCATACGTACCCAACGAGAAAGTCATCAGAATATCGCATATACATAGCCATTTACAA gtaataaaatcaaaacagcGTCCTCGGCGTCTAACAATCCAGGGATCAGACGGCAAACAGTACATGTTCCTGCTGAAGGGCCACGAGGACTTGCGGCAGGACGAGCGAGTGATGCAGCTGTTCGGTCTCGTCAATACTTTGTTGCAGGCTGATACAAACACGTACAGGCATGACCTGGCTATACAACGGTATGCGGTCATACCGCTGTCTCCAAACTCCGGCCTCATTGGCTGGGTGCCGCAGTGTGACACGCTATACAACCTCATCAGTGACTATAGAGATAAAAAGTCTAACAAAATGGCGCTCAGCACTGAACAGCAGATCATGTTGCGGATGGCCTCTGATTACCAGAAGCTTATGTTGAAGCATAAG GTGGAGGTGTTTGAATACACCCTCTCTCAGACGCCCGGGAATGACTTGGCACGGCTCCTCTGGCTGAAGAGTCCTTCAGCGGAGGCTTGGTTCGAGCGTCGAACCAATTACACTCGGTCGTTGGCTGTCATGAGCATGGTGGGCTACATCCTGGGACTCGGCGACCGACATCCCTCCAACATCATGTTACACAGAGTCACCGGCAAAGTCCTACACATCGACTTCGGAGACTGCTTTGAAGTAACTCAATCAAGAGACAAATTCCCTGAAAAAATCCCCTTCAGATTGACGAGAATGCTCATTAGTGCTATGGAG GTGACGGGCATCGAGGGTACATACCGGTCGACGTGCGAGTCGGTCATGCATGTACTACACAAGCATCGAGACAGTGTGATGGCCGTGCTGGAAGCCTTCGTTTACGATCCTCTGCTGAACTGGCGCCTCGTCGACAACGACCACCACTCCCTCACCGAGTCCACCTTCTCATCAGACATAGACTCATCCTACACACTCCCCAGCCGATCCCGCAACCACTTGCACTACGAATCTCTCGAAATCCCCCCCGAAGCTAACCTCAACAAGCGAGCGCTCTCTATCCTCAACAGAATTAGAGACAAATTAACTGGAAGAGACTTCCCACACGTCGAGGCGGTCGTCAGCGTGCCCAAGCAAGTGGACCTGCTCATAAAGCAGGCGACGAATAATGAGAACCTGTGCCAGTGTTACATCGGCTGGTGCCCCTACTGGTAG